In Oryza glaberrima chromosome 8, OglaRS2, whole genome shotgun sequence, the following are encoded in one genomic region:
- the LOC127781466 gene encoding proline-rich receptor-like protein kinase PERK9 has protein sequence MSSPAAAPPGDLVLPPLPPIKTTAPPPPPPARTSSSTASPAPSDEARAPLKKEEEEEPTTPTSEESRLRAPTVCPPAPRKPARTAKRKSPPPSSSPSTLVFFPVQRDLAAVFRSLPPKKRIRAG, from the coding sequence ATGagctccccggccgccgcgccgcccggcgacctcgtcctcccgccgctgccgccgatcaagacgacggcgccgccgccgccgccgcctgcgcggaCGTCGTCGTcaacggcctcgccggcgccgtccgacGAAGCGAGGGCGCCTctgaagaaggaggaggaggaggagccgacgacgccgacgtcggAGGAGAGCAGGCTGCGTGCGCCGACCGTgtgcccgccggcgccgaggaagccggcgcggacggcgaagaggaagtcgccgccgccgtcgtcgtcgccgtcgacgctggTGTTCTTCCCCGTGCagcgcgacctcgccgccgtgttcCGGTCGCTGCCGCCCAAGAAGCGGATCCGCGCCGGCTGA